The Theobroma cacao cultivar B97-61/B2 chromosome 2, Criollo_cocoa_genome_V2, whole genome shotgun sequence genome includes the window TTTacttttgtttaaaatttcagCAAAGTTTTTTAGAATGTTGACTATGATTAGTTGCACCACTCATTTTGATTTACTTAtccaatgaaaaaaattagttaTCTTGTTAGCGTATGCTTTTAGTAAGCGTGAATATTATTTAAGTATTATGTTGAACTTTGTTGTTAAGTATCACTGTAGAATGTGAATTTCTAGCAACATGAGCACATATTTCATGCTTTGAATAATTGTGTATATTTAGAGAATTTTTAGGCaagtgtaaatttttgaaaaaagtcttgagttttagaatttgttttaatttctgTCGAGGCGAAATCCTAGGCTACACTTAGTTAGGGAGATGACTTAAGCCATTTTTGGATCGATTGAGCTTTTGAGCGTACCATATACAATTATATCCTTAGTCACCCTTGTTTGAgccaaaattttcctttctttcattAAACACTAAGTAAAAAAAACCTTCACCTAGAAATAAAATTCCCACTTTAGCACCCATCACTGCTAAGTATATAGATTATTTTTAGGAGATGTGTTGAGCTTAGTAATGGTGAAAAAGATAGAGAAGTGAAGTTGaagtaaaaattcaaaaagttcTATAGAACTCATCGTACTACCTATCATAAAATGACACAAGTTTAAGGGTgttaaattttgatgaaagaaaaaaaagaaaaaaatgaaaaatccaaaaatagaataaagtgtttgatgaataaaaagggagaaagaattgaaaaaaaaagtgtgattAGAAGAAGTGAAAAGTAAAGCTCAGTAGAGATCCTAGAATAATCATGggcttagggtgatttgagctgcattttatcctttatcataccttgaccctagccacTCATTACAAGCTAGATAAAGTCCTAAGAATCTTTAATTAAGTGTTAgcctacattagtggagaaaGAGATGAAGAGCAAACATATGAAACTCTTGACTAATTTGAACTTGTGCATGAATATAGACATATCTAAATGATCTAATTTTCATTGCAAGAAACTATATACACACATACATGGAATTCCATTTGAAAAATGAGCTTACAACCTATTGAAATGTGAACTTCAATAATATTAGTGCTTTGCTTTGAGTTGAGAAAACAAGGTAACTTACGAGGAACTAAAAGTGATCTTAGGATTGGTGTAACCAATTTATGGTTCAATGTTTTTGAtgttcatctttctttttttttttttagagttttgctcgaggactagccaaatattaagtttgggggtatgataactttattatataaagttatcttGCCATATTTTGAGTGATAAAATGGCTAAGTCTTTGAGTTTAGGAAAAGTTGTAAGcagttttctttgttcttctttaaTTAGTTAACTTATAATTTAACTAGtttatttcaagttattttagttcttTTGTATGATAAAAATGCCTATTTTTAGCTATGGCTGATTCAGTTCCTATGTTTTCAAGGTTCTCAAAAGAGAAGGGGTCAAGCGGCAAGGAATTGCACAAGTTGACCAAGTGCAGACTTTACCAAACATGCAGTGGTATTTTAGACATAACTCAAGGTATAGAAGTCCAATCAatgtgattcttagaccattggaaagataaaagGAAGGGCTATAAGTTTCATTTTTATCACTTCATCTAGTTTTGATTTGAGCATAGTCAAAATCGTATTAGAAATAGCTTGACTACAGTAGCTCTACATGAGACAGCTTCAAGGAAGAACAACAGGAAACAACAAGCATAGCGCTGCAACGCTGTAGCATTGTTCCCCCTCACTAAACAAAACTCAAAGCGCTACATCACCAAGCTCTCAGCGCTGCAGTGCTGTCCAGCAACATTTTTACAAGGCAGTATCATCAGTGCTACTCCCCCAAGTTTGTAGCGCTGCAGCGTTGTACTCATCAGTCGTCCCCACTCACCAAGCAATAAGCTTGGCACTGCAGTGCCACATTCTTAGCCCTGCAACACTGTCCAGTGAAGCAACATTGCCTTTGGCAATGAAGTCAGTGCTACAGTGCTAACTTAAATGAAGAAGTCTGAACCCTCCGATCTTTCAAATTAGAGGGCCATGTAGAGTGCTATAAAAAGAGGCATTTTTAGGCTTAAAGGGAGGGAAATCTGGAGGGGAAAAgcagcttttcaaaaaaatagaaaaaagtgAGGGATTTGGTTTACTCAAAAGAGGAAAAGGGAGAAGAACAGTGACAGATTTTCTTGGGAGCTGTATCATCCACATCAACTTAACTTTCTCACACTagtttcatctctctctctctctctcttttctttactGTAGAAATGAATAATTTTCTAAATATATTGGGTTTTGCATTAAATAAGTTGAACTAGAATTTTTtatctaggattatggtggatTTTAATATGTAGCTTGGATATTGTGTTGGTTTATTGCTTATTTTCCATGGAAGTATTGATGTTTACTCAACTTGGAGTTTATTGCCCATTTATTTGCTTGATCACCATTTAAATTTGCCTAGGTATTTAGATGGCCCTTGAAAGGGTTAGTCTAAATTAGACCTTGATTTGGGTAATGTGTGTTCAATACACTTAGAAAGGAATTTCAGTGTTTTGATGCGCAATTAGAGTAAACATACATTTAATTACCACACATAGTCAATTTTTATAACCTTGGCTTAAAGAACTTAATTTAGTTGTTTCCTATAAACATATAGTGATTCAATTAGGTAAAGCAAGTGTGTAATATCTCGACCGAGAATTACACTTATTTTAAGATTCTATACTAACATCTATTTTTATTGAGATTAAGTAATTAAGCAAACACAATTTCAAGTGAAATATTAAAGgataccataatcctagacTATTAGACCATCAGTTCCACCTCAATTTGTTATTTGCACCTATAAATTAGagttagttaattaaattactttttaattattgctcaaaatttagtacttggataaaattagcttgttttaattttagtaattagcaACAATAATTAGATCAACTCCTCGAGGGATCGGCAACCTCAGCTtatcactatattacttgttgcGGTTGTGTGCACTTATATGTAGTCTTTACTTGTATTTTGCATTTAATTTAGAGCACATCTCATATCACACAAGCACAAGATATTATAcacaacaagtttttgagattgtatgttatttgttttattttgtttaattatcattattaattttgaagatatttatttatgttaatgttCAAGGCATCTTAAACGGGATATTATGGGGAGCATGATTCGttagaaagaggaaaaaaaaaagaaaaaggaaaagaaaatgttgaaACATAATAGAcgggtattttttttatgagttttgagatttaattctttattttgtttttttctctttttaattttttattattctttctaatgttttatttctttactgataatttttacaattttgtttttttaaaaattgtaatACAAGTAAACATTAACTACccattattgttattttttatgcatgaatttttttgttttttaagttgatctagtttttcaattaatattttgGAATGCGATTGATTAGGGTTGCTTTATTTTGTTGTACAATTCTAGTTTTTACAAGTTTAAGATAAGTTCCAATTATAATTGTTTCGAAggtattttatatattgttcttattttatttcttaatttcatgattttctgtttgtttaaatttttattatttgaattctttattatttttattcttataatGTTGTTACTTCCATACAGACACTGGAAGTCTTTcatttaagttttaaattctttctttGGTTTTTATCTTATATAATTAGATGTATGgctatatttttctattataaataataatctaCTTGCACTTTTACTCAAGTTGTATCAATTATTgactttttttatctattgcTCATATTATCTCATATACATCATATAagcttatttttaattatcttttgactAAGAATATGTCCTTTACTAGAAATATATTCTTTAATATACATGTTtgtcattattattttgttatatgtgtatctttcaactcatttgatattttttttgtaattactTTCTGAATATTCAAAAATGTCATAAATAAGTGTATTTctacaaaatataatattagaCAACCATtcactttataattttatattattgaaACCATATTGATAGAATATTATCAAGTTGCAGATTTAGTGAGTTTTGGGATTTGTttagtttttttctcttttttttttaatttgttattattctttttatcaaTGTTCAATTTCTTTGTTGATTACACTTATAATTTTATCccttttttagaaaaaattgtCATATAAGTAAATATGAATTAcccatgattttttttgtgcatgactttttctattttttaaattaatgtgATTTTTGgattagttttcaaaaatgcaattaattagtattattttaatgttacAAGGCTTTTGTGTTTCTCTTTCTAGAATTATTTATCCCTTTCTTCTCTAATTTTTCCGCtttaatctttctttgcaTCCCTTTCTTCctcattttatttgtttttcttcttctatttctttttattttctcaacttatttatcttttattttatttgatctgTGTTTTCAATAAAGTAATAGTCTCTAAGTTAACTTGACAAATAACCATAAGAATATCTattgatttttagatatttatctttataaattatagtGTAATTTCATATTTGTAAATAATACATTGAttcaatatttgtttttagataattatttttatattaatataaattaattttatattttattcatatattaaataattatatccTAAATGCATAGCACAAGTACATTCTAATATTATTCAAAACTTACCCGAATCTATTTACAAATAGTCAAAACTAGTGAGAAGCCTAAATAAAATCGGCTCACTTCCATCAAGCATACATCTGTTAACATCCATGCAAACTGCTTTTCGTATTTAAACTCACatcaatatttaattatcaaaaatCAGCTATGGACTTTGCACTATGGACTGTGGATCCCTATCTTTTATAAACATTCTGCAACTCCTCAGAGTCGGTCGTCTTGTGGAAATAACGGGTTTGCTTGGCGTCCAGCACTTCAAACACGTGGCTTGACCGGACTTACGTCATACCACATCTCATTTTCCGCTTAAGGTCAAATTTACCGACTTGTCCCTTAGGTAAAAtactaaatatttaaaaacctTCCAAGAAAATCAAAAAGCCGAAATGACGGTTATACCCTTTACTTCTGTCACTTTCATGGGTACACCTCATCCGTTCCACACGCTGGGTGGAAGCTGACGTGGACGTCAGGACAAACCAGACTCTGTCCGAAAACCTTCTCACGTGCTTCCTACACCTATCAAGAGCAAATgcattaaatcataaaataaaaaatctgcCAAATACCATCCTGATGTCTGACCCGGCGTCACAATCACAGTCACAGATTCTCTGCTCCGTAAAATAATAAATCCCCGttctcaaaaaataaaaagaaaacaaattcattataataataacaataattttaaaaataggaGCATTGCTGTAAAagtactttttatttttattttctcattataatgacaagaaaaagaatcatACAGAAAGGATTTAGAATAATACAATAATACATATTAAAATGGGGaaatattatgtaaataagaagaaaaaacaaggaGTTGGAATAGGATCAAAGAATAGTAAAAGACAAACTTCAAGTTATCTCCCATCCCATGCATGATGCATTCCTTAGCCATAAATTCTAATATAATTTGACATTTTGGACAACTATTATGGTAATAAAATGATTTAGTTTTGAGGTTATTACCAATTATcttgatcaaaatcctttggTAAATTACTAATTACtaacatatttatttaatttttcttttcccttaagaaaattattaataaaaaaaaattattacatatttaaaagaaatcCGTAAAAGAGcatagaaagaaagaaaaaaacatattGCAGTAAATAGAGTGGTAAGAGGCCCGTGCGTTGCTCCAGTGTGGATAAGTTGAAAGATAGATCGACTGGGGATTGGCGCCACGTGGACCGATATAAAATGTCTCCCTCTATCTACCGCAACGAAACTGCGCATAGCCTTTTGCCCGTCTTCTCGGCCCTTTCTTCTCCTCTaaccaaagagaaaagaaaaggcgaaaaaaaaaacaaaggcagAGAAggccaaaaataaaagaggaaGAAGCACATTCACTCCCacaaagggaaagaaaaagctaTGAAATCTCAAAATTCTTTCAACAGGCAAAAAATCTAGGGTTTTTGGAAATCCGAATCCGCAACCACTTTTAAGATCTCTTCTATAATGGCGACTCCATTCTCGACCTTAGAAGCCGGTGGAGGAGGTGTTGCGGTAATGGCAGGTCCTTTGAACCCAATAGACTCATCCGCACCTTCCAAATCTTGCTTGAAAAGCTCTGCCTCTAAATCTCCCATTCTCATCTTTTTGTTCTTCCACAAGGCCATCAAGGCTGAGCTCGACGGCCTCCATAGAGCCGCCATGGCTTTTGCCACCAACCACCACGACGCTGACCTTACTTCTTTGTTGGAGAGATATCATTTCCTACGTGCTATATATAAGCATCATTGTCACGCCGAAGATGAGGTTCGTGCGTTGTCCTTTTGGTGATTCTTCTCCTTTCACACAACAttggtttttttccttttttttcattctcctCATTTTACTATTTACCATTTTCAGAATAATTCTCAACTCATTTCCGAAAAGTCGCTTTCCAGTGTTGTTACTAAATTCGTAAATTTTGAAGCTTTTTTCGTCTTTTATAGGTTATTGTTTgaggaaagaattttattgaagTTGATTAAAGAACTTGAATGGATCACTGTATTTAGATATGTGGATAATTTTCTGTAAAGCTCGGCTGTGTAGAATTCTACTTAGAAAGCGTAAGTGAACTAAACAGAATTTTTGTTACTTCTAAGTAATCATGTAATTACAAGTGGACATAGACAAACCAAGGCCTTTAATGAGCccgaatttttttttaatctttctttttccatgaGGTTCTTGTTGGCTGCATCATCACCTTAGATTTTGTTCGATATTTTGGACTGATTAGGGTGAGACTGAATTCAAAACTATCTTATCTGTAGGTCATCTTTCCAGCTCTTGATATACGTGTGAAGAATGTGGCTCCAACATATTCACTTGAACATGAGGGTGAAAGTGTCCTTTTTGATCAGTTGTTTGCGTTGCTGAATTCAGATATGCAGAATGAAGAAAGCTATCGGAGAGAGTTAGCCTCCTGCACTGGAGCCCTTCAGACATCAATTACTCAGCATATGTCCAAGGAAGAGGAACAGGTGTCTATTTGTTTCTAAAATAATCTGTGTTAGATATTTGAGGCATATGCTTAATTTTAATCCTTAAACCAAATGCTGCATGAACAACTTTTGTCCTAAAATCTTGGTTGTTTTCTTCTTGATGCTTTAAAGCAGcagttttattgtattttgGAGGTGAATGAGGTTGAGGAAATATATCTCTGAGATGATTATCTTCATTCTTGTGCGGTTCATGTTGGACATTGCCATTATTTCAGCACTTTGGTCAACTGAACAAGTTTCTAATTATTAGTTGAAGAGACCTCGAACTCTCAGTggattttttctcttttatactGCTCACTCTGGTGGACTCCTTCCATAGCTATTTGGCATCAATTTGGTTACCTCATGATTTCTGAAAAATTTATGAACTTGCCCACTTGGTATCCTTGTGAACTGAGTAAGActgttgaattttcttttctttaactaTGGTTTGTGTTACCCTTAGATATTATGATCAGCGAGAGGGAAGCATCTAAGTTTGCTTTTGCATTTCTTTTGGGTACATGTGAAGACCTGCTCCTCTTCCTTTTGAGGATTCAAATCTAAGACCTTCAAATTGATGTCTTAAGTTTGGACTGCTGGGGTGTCTCCTTGGGATGcatttacctttttattttttggtctAGAAATCATCAAAACGTGGGAAAATTGGAAATGCTTTTTTTGAGAACATAGAGAATACCGAGTTCCAGCTGAGTTGTTTAACTTTGCGAAGCCTCTGGTTAATATTGAATGAACCACAGAAAGGTGAGTGCTGTATCACTAGGGAAAGGTTTCTTCCAAACTTTTGTGGAAATTAGTTGGAAAATGGAGGGTAGACACTTAATGCTAGTCAGACTCTGAAATTTTTGGAGATCAAATGTCAATGGGTCATTTGGATTCTTTATCTGTTGAATTCTTACTGTTTAGGATGGTGTCAATAGTCAATGACATGCTTTGTGTTAGTCATTCAAAAAGAATGCTTTCTCCACTTATGTGAGTCTTGCTTCATATGGGTCAGATCACTCAGCATGACACATTCTATTCcactgaaaaaaaaagaaaggagttAAATATTCtaagttaaaattatattaatttcatttggttgCTGTGGAAATGGCAGGTATTCCCCTTGCTTATTGAGAAGTTTACATTTGAAGAGCAGGCATCATTGGTATGGCAATTTCTTTGCAGCATACCTGTTAATATGATGGTTGAGTTTCTTCCATGGCTTTCCTCCTCTATATCATCTGATGAACATCAAGATATGCACAAGTGCTTGAGCAAGATAATTCCAAAAGAGAAACTTCTTCAGCAGGTGCCTTCTTGGTTATATAGGATAGTAAttatttcaaactcaaaagtTCCTCCTAGAATCAAATCTCACATTTTAAGTTCTGTTGACTGAAGGTTGTTTTTACCTGGATGGAAGGTGTAAAGATGGCTGGTAAATGTAAAAGTTGCAAAGATGATTCCGAGGCTCGATGTGAAGCTTCTGGGACTAGTGTCTTACTAAGTCAAATTGAGAGTGGTCATTGCGCATGTGAATCTTCCAAAAGTGGTAAAAGGAAATATATGGAGCTAAGTTCTAGTCCTAAGGATTCCACTCTGTCCTGTCCTATAGATGAAATAATGCTTTGGCATAATGCTATAAGACGAGAATTGAATGATATAGCTGAGTCTGCTAAGAAGATACAACTTTCTGGTGATTTTTCTGATTTATCTGGCTTCAACAAGAGGCTGCAATTCATTGCTGAAGTTTGCATCTTTCACAGGTGTGGTTTTTCTCTGTGTTTTCCCATCTGATAGTTCTATTCTGATAAAGATGATAACGTTGATGGTGCTTTTATGTTTCAAAGAGGTGTACAGATTTAATGTTCTTCCTTAATTATGGTTGTTATACTTCATAGCTAGTGCTTTGTTATCTTGCATGTACTTTTGAATCCACAGTTTGTTTTATGAACCAAAAAACTTCAATTTTATGATTTGATGCCTGAAAAGTATTAGGACAATTTATAAGCTGCTGTTATGACTAGTTACATGCTACAACATAAACTTCTCTCGTCTCCTTGACTGCAGTATTGCTGAGGACAGAGTTATATTCCCTGCTGTAGATGCAGAACTATCATTTGCTCAGGAGCATGCAGAAGAGGAAATCCAATTTAACAAGCTCAGATGCCTTATCGAAAATATTCAAAGTGTGGGAGCCAATTCATCATCTGCTGAATTCTATGTAAAATTATGCTCACAGGCTGATCAAATAATGGATAGCATACAGAAGCATTTCCATAATGAAGAAGTACAGGCAAGTATTTTGTTGTTTCAGTATGATGAGTTTCTCTGCCTGCTTTGTTTAGATACATGATTCTGCATTTCTTAACATTTGTATAATGGTTGGATCAAATTGTCTGCAATTTGACAAGCACATGTCACTTGAAACCATGTTCGCGCATCTCGTATTGCTCTTAAAAGTACTGTCTATAAGGTATGCTGTGCTGCTTTTGTAGGTACTTCCACTTGCTCGAAAGCACTTTAGCCCTCAAAGACAGCGAGAACTTCTTTATCAGAGCTTATGTGTGATGCCCTTGAAATTGATTGAGTGTGTCTTACCATGGTTGGTAGGATCGTTAAGTGAAGAAGAAGCTAGGTCTTTCCTTCAAAACATGTATTTGGCAGGTTTGATAATATTGATTGAGTGCTGTAGGTTATGTTATtcctttttgtcattttctaaCTTTCAGAGTCATATGGACAGCTCCTCCATCGAACTCTGCATTGGTAACACTTTTTTCTGGTTGGGCATGCAAAGGTCACTCTGCAGATGTTTGTCTGTTTTCTGGTGCAATTGGTGGTTGTCCTGCAAGAATACTTACCAGAACCCTGAAAGATATTGACCAACCACTCTGTGCATGCACCTCTATCTGTTCCACAGAGGAAAGGCCATTGTGTGTTCAAGCTGATGAAAATAGAAGGCTAGTCAAGCGTGGAAATTTATTGTCATCAGAAGAATCAGATTCTTTGCAGTTGACAGGAAGAATAAATAGTCATAAATTATCCTGTAGTAATCAGTCTTGTTGTGTCCCAGCTTTAGGAGTGAATAGCAGTAAGCTGGGCATGAGTTCTCTGGCTACAGCAAAATCTCTGCGGTCATTATCTTTTACTCCTTCTGCTCCCTCCCTCAACTCAAGTCTTTTTAACTGGGAAACAGACATAAGCTCTAGCAATGTTGGAACATTACGACCTATTGATAATATATTCAAATTTCATAAAGCCATCCGCAAAGATTTGGAATATTTGGATGTTGAATCTGGAAAACTCAATGATTGCAATGAGACTTTCCTTAGGCAGTTCATTGGCAGATTTCGCTTGTTGTGGGGTTTATACAGAGCTCACAGTAATGCAGAAGATGATATAGTATTTCCAGCACTAGAATCTAAGGAGACTCTTCATAATGTTAGCCACTCTTATACTCTGGATCACAAACAGGAGGAGAGGCTTTTTGAAGATATTTCATCTGCACTTTCTGAGATTACACAACTTTGTAAATGCTTGAACAATATCAATGTGTATGATAACTTAAATGAAACTAACTCTGTTTGTTCTGAGCAAAATGATACAATGCGAAAATACAATGAGAAAGCCACAAAGCTTCAGGGCATGTGCAAATCCATTAGAGTAACACTGGATCAACATGTGTTCCGGGAAGAACTTGAGCTGTGGCCATTGTTTGACAGACATTTTTCTGTCGAGGAGCAGGACAAAATTGTTGGTCGAATAATTGGTACTACAGGTGCAGAGGTGCTCCAGTCAATGTTACCATGGGTAACTTCTGCTCTTACTCAGGAGGAGCAGAACAAAATGATGGACACATGGAAACAGGCAACCAAGAACACAATGTTCAGTGAGTGGCTTAATGAATGGTGGGAAGGAAGTCCTGCTGCATCTTCACCTACATCAACATCTGAGAGTTGCATTTCACTAGGTTTGTTTGATGCTCTCTCTGTCTGAGCTTTgtctcctttatttttttcgcACTCTTTTGGTTGCCAGGTTGGCTGAAATGCtaagttgtttttttttttttggaaattcCTAGAGATCGAAATCTAAGGATTTTCAGATATGACCTCctaatgaaattgaaaatttctcTTTCAAGGCACGGATGTCCATGAAAGCCTCGATCAAAGTGATCTCACTTTTAAACCTGGCTGGAAGGATATCTTTCGGATGAATCAAAATGAGCTTGAAGCTGAGATCAGAAAAGTTTCTCGGGATTCAACTCTTGATCCAAGGAGAAAAGCTTATCTTATTCAAAATCTTATGACCAGGTTTCTTCTAGTCTAAAACAATCTTATGAATACTATGTGTATATATGTGGATATTATTGCCTCATCCTAATCAATTCGTGGTTTATGCCAGTCGCTGGATAGCTGCTCAGCAGAAGTCTCCTCAAGCCACTGCAGTTGAAGGTTCAAATGGTGAAGACTTACTTGGCTTCTCTCCATCTTTCCGAGATACGGAGAAACAGGAATTTGGATGTGAACATTACAAAAGAAATTGCAAACTCCGTGCTGCTTGCTGTGGCAAATTATATACATGCAGGTTTTGCCATGATAAAGTCAGCGACCATTCAATGGATAGGTAATTTTGTGCCATTCATGCTTTCTTGGTTTCAAATGGACTTTGCAAGCttgattatatatttatttaagtgCAGGAAGGCTACGACTGAAATGATGTGCATGAGCTGCCTAAAAATCCAGCCTGTTGGACCAGTTTGCACGACACCTTCTTGTGATGGGCTCTCAATGGCAAAGTACTATTGCAGCATCTGCaaattttttgatgatgaaaggtactagaaatttcttttgaacTCTTTTCTGACTTTATTTATGCCAGAAGATGTAAAGAGCCTTTGAATATATAGTATGAAGAAATGCTAGAAATGTTCAGTAACTTTTAAGTTTGTATAATGAGTCTGTTCTGTCTTTGACCATTTGGCGCAATACACAAACCCCCAAACAATGGAAGAAACTATCTGTAGCTTGTTTGCTCCGTTCTCTGCTTTGTTTCTTCCTTAGGACTTTCTAAGTCTGTCACAGTCTCATGCCTCGTAGAAAGACTGAACTCTTCTTTAGAATGCAGGTTCAATTTCTTGTGAGAATTCTGTGAACAGGTTCTTGTTTCAGTA containing:
- the LOC18609193 gene encoding uncharacterized protein LOC18609193 isoform X1, which translates into the protein MATPFSTLEAGGGGVAVMAGPLNPIDSSAPSKSCLKSSASKSPILIFLFFHKAIKAELDGLHRAAMAFATNHHDADLTSLLERYHFLRAIYKHHCHAEDEVIFPALDIRVKNVAPTYSLEHEGESVLFDQLFALLNSDMQNEESYRRELASCTGALQTSITQHMSKEEEQVFPLLIEKFTFEEQASLVWQFLCSIPVNMMVEFLPWLSSSISSDEHQDMHKCLSKIIPKEKLLQQVVFTWMEGVKMAGKCKSCKDDSEARCEASGTSVLLSQIESGHCACESSKSGKRKYMELSSSPKDSTLSCPIDEIMLWHNAIRRELNDIAESAKKIQLSGDFSDLSGFNKRLQFIAEVCIFHSIAEDRVIFPAVDAELSFAQEHAEEEIQFNKLRCLIENIQSVGANSSSAEFYVKLCSQADQIMDSIQKHFHNEEVQVLPLARKHFSPQRQRELLYQSLCVMPLKLIECVLPWLVGSLSEEEARSFLQNMYLAAPPSNSALVTLFSGWACKGHSADVCLFSGAIGGCPARILTRTLKDIDQPLCACTSICSTEERPLCVQADENRRLVKRGNLLSSEESDSLQLTGRINSHKLSCSNQSCCVPALGVNSSKLGMSSLATAKSLRSLSFTPSAPSLNSSLFNWETDISSSNVGTLRPIDNIFKFHKAIRKDLEYLDVESGKLNDCNETFLRQFIGRFRLLWGLYRAHSNAEDDIVFPALESKETLHNVSHSYTLDHKQEERLFEDISSALSEITQLCKCLNNINVYDNLNETNSVCSEQNDTMRKYNEKATKLQGMCKSIRVTLDQHVFREELELWPLFDRHFSVEEQDKIVGRIIGTTGAEVLQSMLPWVTSALTQEEQNKMMDTWKQATKNTMFSEWLNEWWEGSPAASSPTSTSESCISLGTDVHESLDQSDLTFKPGWKDIFRMNQNELEAEIRKVSRDSTLDPRRKAYLIQNLMTSRWIAAQQKSPQATAVEGSNGEDLLGFSPSFRDTEKQEFGCEHYKRNCKLRAACCGKLYTCRFCHDKVSDHSMDRKATTEMMCMSCLKIQPVGPVCTTPSCDGLSMAKYYCSICKFFDDERTVYHCPFCNLCRVGKGLGDDFFHCMLCNCCLAKKLVDHKCREKGLETNCPICCDFLFTSSESVRALPCGHFMHSACFQAYACSHYICPICSKSMGDMAVYFGMLDALLASEQLPEEYRNRCQDVLCNDCDKKGSAPFHWLYHKCGYCGSYNTRVIKVDSANANCSTSNA
- the LOC18609193 gene encoding uncharacterized protein LOC18609193 isoform X2 gives rise to the protein MQNEESYRRELASCTGALQTSITQHMSKEEEQVFPLLIEKFTFEEQASLVWQFLCSIPVNMMVEFLPWLSSSISSDEHQDMHKCLSKIIPKEKLLQQVVFTWMEGVKMAGKCKSCKDDSEARCEASGTSVLLSQIESGHCACESSKSGKRKYMELSSSPKDSTLSCPIDEIMLWHNAIRRELNDIAESAKKIQLSGDFSDLSGFNKRLQFIAEVCIFHSIAEDRVIFPAVDAELSFAQEHAEEEIQFNKLRCLIENIQSVGANSSSAEFYVKLCSQADQIMDSIQKHFHNEEVQVLPLARKHFSPQRQRELLYQSLCVMPLKLIECVLPWLVGSLSEEEARSFLQNMYLAAPPSNSALVTLFSGWACKGHSADVCLFSGAIGGCPARILTRTLKDIDQPLCACTSICSTEERPLCVQADENRRLVKRGNLLSSEESDSLQLTGRINSHKLSCSNQSCCVPALGVNSSKLGMSSLATAKSLRSLSFTPSAPSLNSSLFNWETDISSSNVGTLRPIDNIFKFHKAIRKDLEYLDVESGKLNDCNETFLRQFIGRFRLLWGLYRAHSNAEDDIVFPALESKETLHNVSHSYTLDHKQEERLFEDISSALSEITQLCKCLNNINVYDNLNETNSVCSEQNDTMRKYNEKATKLQGMCKSIRVTLDQHVFREELELWPLFDRHFSVEEQDKIVGRIIGTTGAEVLQSMLPWVTSALTQEEQNKMMDTWKQATKNTMFSEWLNEWWEGSPAASSPTSTSESCISLGTDVHESLDQSDLTFKPGWKDIFRMNQNELEAEIRKVSRDSTLDPRRKAYLIQNLMTSRWIAAQQKSPQATAVEGSNGEDLLGFSPSFRDTEKQEFGCEHYKRNCKLRAACCGKLYTCRFCHDKVSDHSMDRKATTEMMCMSCLKIQPVGPVCTTPSCDGLSMAKYYCSICKFFDDERTVYHCPFCNLCRVGKGLGDDFFHCMLCNCCLAKKLVDHKCREKGLETNCPICCDFLFTSSESVRALPCGHFMHSACFQAYACSHYICPICSKSMGDMAVYFGMLDALLASEQLPEEYRNRCQDVLCNDCDKKGSAPFHWLYHKCGYCGSYNTRVIKVDSANANCSTSNA